CGAAGTGTCCATCACCTGTTTCGGACGCTTTCTGCGCATAGGCAATCTTGCCCAGCGTCATAAGCGCTTCGGCCTTCATCATCGTATCTTCGTACTGAGATGCCAGGACCAGGGCCTTTTCCGCCTGTTCCTGTGCCTCTGCAAGCTGATCGTTCTCAAGGAGCCATTGCGCGTACTGGCCGGTGACAGTCGCCAGAACCAGTTGATCTTGCATCGCCTCCACCTGCGCCAGTGTTTTCTCAAGGTATGCAAGAGCGCTTTGCCGGTTGCCACGCAGCATCGCTCGTCCAAGGTAGTAATAGAGGCCGCTCTTGAGTGATTGACTATATTCCTCTGAAGAGACCTGCATCAATTTGTACCCATAGAGCGTGGCCTGCTGGTAATCCTCTATTTCTTTATAATGTTGGAACAAATGCAAATAGAGTGATCGCAGTTGATCGGGATGAGAAACCGCCTCAGTCAGTGTCAGAGCGCGCTGGAACATTTCAATCGCTTGCTGAAACCTGCTCAAATACGTATAATGCAGACCCATATTCATATACACTTGCGCCATTAAAAAGGGATTCAAGGGCTGCATGTTTTCAAGCATGTCAAGGCTCTGCTGGTGCGCCTGCAGTCCTTGCGCGTAATTGTGCATCGCGGCATAGACATTCCCTAATAAGTTGAGGATTTGCAACCCCATATGATCGTTTGGATCTTTGATAAGATGCAGCGCCTCGGAAAGAGCGCTTTCCCCTTCCTGGAATTGAGATGCGATGGAGTAGGCCCAACCAAGGAGATAATGCAACTGTATCTCTTGACGCACAGTCAGCTCCCTGGATGTCAGTTTGCGTAGTTGAGCGATAGCGCTCTGTGCGGCACCTTGCCAGATAGCGATTTGCGCCTCAAGCAACTGAATTTCAATATCTGCCGCGTTTCGCGTTGCCTCATTTGCCGCGGCCTCCGCGTGTGAATTATTTGATGAAGCATCCGGTAGGAAATCGGCTGAGGAGAGACCGAGGCGATTTGCCAGGATCTCTAAAGCCCGCAGCGACGGGTGAATCTGGCCCCGTTCTATAGCAGAGATGTAACTGACTGAGAAATCAGGTTGAGCGAGGTGGCTTTGGGTATACTTCTTAGCTATGCGCGCAGCACGGATTTTGGCCCCGACCGATTGACCAATGTTTTGCTGCGATGGATCATATGGCATAATGCCCTCCTACATAATCGCCAAATTTTTTTGCGAAGGGGAAATCAATAAATAACAAAATGGCTTACCATGCTTATTGTAAAATACATCCTTGCTTCTGTCAAGTCTAAACGGAATAGAATTTATCAACAAACAGGATGACTCATACATACTATCAAATTAGACGAAAATTAGTAAAAGTTATTGTTTGATAGCATGCTATCGCCTTTAAAATGAAAAAGAAATACACCTCAACTGTTTGCATCCTGGAAAAACTCTTTTCATCGAGCAACCTGGACGAACTTCCTATTAGGGGTCAGGAACGCTATGGTTTTCCCGGATTATTCGTTCCTAGTCTCAAAGGATAACTCAGTATCAGCGTTTGATTGCTGTATCCTGCTTTATTCCTGATGAAGCTCAACAATGGAAAGCCATGAATCTAAAATTGCAACGTATTGCAGCAGAAAAGAGATGGTATTTCGTTTCATTTGTGCTGCTGCTGCTTTTCTTGCTGTATACCGCCATTTTCGCGAGCGGTATCTTCACAAATTTGACATTGAGCGCCGACCAATGGCTCTTACACCGGCCCCTTACCGGTGCTGATTGTGTGTTTCGCCAGTGGAAGCTGTTAGGAGACCTCCCTTTTAGCTCCTTTCTTACTGTGGTATTGGGTATTGTATGCCTGTGGTTGCGATATCGCAAACGCGTACTACTCTATATAGTACTTTTACTTGTGTTGGGTCTGGGCGTCGAGTTTGTGGGCAAGCAAGTATTTTCGCAGCCGGTTCCAGATTCTCTCGGTTACGGCATGAATGTTCTGGCATGTCCGCAGGAGCTGCGCCAACCCCGTTCGGTACGGCTGATGATTATGCTGGGTATGTGGTGGGATGCGCGCCCCGCTTCGGCGAGAGCGATTCGTAAAGAACAATATAGCGCAACGACTCCCTTTTCGCTAGCCGATACGACTCCCGATAATGGCTATCCCAGCGGTCACGCCATACGTTGGAGCTTTCTTGGCATCGTAGCCGGTTGGCTCTGTTGGAGACACGTAAGGCGCCGGTTCCTGCGCGGGCTGTTGATGGCAATCGCATTTGCTATTGCTGTCGCAGGTGGACTGATCATGTTCTATATTGGCCTGCATCTTCTGACCGATGTCATTGCCGGTTACCTGTTTGGGGCAAGCCTGGCA
This window of the Ktedonobacteraceae bacterium genome carries:
- a CDS encoding phosphatase PAP2 family protein — protein: MNLKLQRIAAEKRWYFVSFVLLLLFLLYTAIFASGIFTNLTLSADQWLLHRPLTGADCVFRQWKLLGDLPFSSFLTVVLGIVCLWLRYRKRVLLYIVLLLVLGLGVEFVGKQVFSQPVPDSLGYGMNVLACPQELRQPRSVRLMIMLGMWWDARPASARAIRKEQYSATTPFSLADTTPDNGYPSGHAIRWSFLGIVAGWLCWRHVRRRFLRGLLMAIAFAIAVAGGLIMFYIGLHLLTDVIAGYLFGASLACCAIALLLRNEKKSRFV
- a CDS encoding helix-turn-helix transcriptional regulator, with amino-acid sequence MPYDPSQQNIGQSVGAKIRAARIAKKYTQSHLAQPDFSVSYISAIERGQIHPSLRALEILANRLGLSSADFLPDASSNNSHAEAAANEATRNAADIEIQLLEAQIAIWQGAAQSAIAQLRKLTSRELTVRQEIQLHYLLGWAYSIASQFQEGESALSEALHLIKDPNDHMGLQILNLLGNVYAAMHNYAQGLQAHQQSLDMLENMQPLNPFLMAQVYMNMGLHYTYLSRFQQAIEMFQRALTLTEAVSHPDQLRSLYLHLFQHYKEIEDYQQATLYGYKLMQVSSEEYSQSLKSGLYYYLGRAMLRGNRQSALAYLEKTLAQVEAMQDQLVLATVTGQYAQWLLENDQLAEAQEQAEKALVLASQYEDTMMKAEALMTLGKIAYAQKASETGDGHFVAALQMLEQLKALEELADGCAMYAQLLEEHGKMNEAFNYMKQAFAARRRMQVYTSE